A segment of the Acidobacteriota bacterium genome:
TCATCGGGATTCATTTCATGCGTCTCTTTGGCCGTGATCACCCAACCGCGGCGTCCGTCGTAGATGTTCGACTGCGTGCCTTGCGGGCTGGTGATGTCCACGCGTAGCTGCTCGCCGGCGATGTAGATCACCTGCTCGACGGTGCGCGGACCCTGCGCGCTCCCGTTGTAGAAGGTGACAGTGCCCTTGTAATAGCGCGAGCGCACGCTCGCCGCGTTGGCCACGCCGATGGCCGCCCGATACTTCGCGATGACCAGTTGCGCGTCCGGTGTAGCCGGCGGTGCAGCAGGTCTCTCGGTGCTTGCGGCCAGGAACTCTTTCAACCAGCCGGCTTGCGCGATGGTGGGAGTGCGTGCCGGCTTGGTCGAGCCGTTGTGGCACGTCATGCAGGTGACGCGGTTTTGCTGCTCCGAAAAATTCTGCGCGTTGATGGCCTGCACCATCTTCATCATCTCGCGGGCGCGTGCCTTAGCCGGTTTTTCATCTTTGGCAAACGGATTGACGTGGCAGTGCTCGCAGCCCACGCCGAGCGACCCGGCGATAAACGCCATCGTCGACCACCACTCTTTGGCAGGGACGTCCTTCAGCACCTGGACGTTCTTGAACTCCTGCGCCGCGGTGGGTTCCTTGGAATCGGCTGGTTTTTGTGGCGGCTGCGCAGTCTGGGCGAAGGCCACAGAAGCGACAAGAACAATGTATAAGACCTTGTGCTTCATAGAGGCTCCTGAACAACGCGGACAGTATAAGGCTGCGGGATACAATCCTCACTCGATGTCACCACTCAACGCCTTCGCTCTCATTCGACGTGCAGCCCGCCGTGGTGATCCCTACGCGCAGTTTGAGCTCGGGGTTGCACATGACTATGGCACAACAGGGCGCCGTAATGTCAAAGAAGCAGCCTATTGGTACAGGAACGCAGCCCGAAGCGGGCACCTCCCGGCGCGCAATAATCTGGCATTGCTTCAAGTCCAGGGCTGGCTACCTAGCCACAACAGTTCCGACATTGTTCGGTTCTTCCGCCGAATGGCAACGCACGACGATGTCGATTCACAGAATAATCTGGCCCTGTGCTATAGCAACGGGGTAGGCGTCCAGAAGAATTATCGGGCAGCACTGAGATGGTATCGCAAGGCAGCACGAGCGGGATCGCCCTGGGCCCAATTCAATCTCGCCGGAGCGTATTTTGAAGGGAAGGGCGTAAGAAGAGACTTGAAGGCGGCCGCCCGATGGTACCAAGCTGCGGCGCAGCAGCGCGATGAACTCGCGCTGCTGAAGCTGGGCAGCATGTATGAAAAGGGGCAAGGAGTTCAGCAGGACTACAAGCGAGCCTTCACGTTGTACTTATGTGCATATCGGCGCGGGTCGTCGCGAGCGGCGGTTCATCTAGCTTCACTTTATCGACGAGGCTGGGGTGTCCGTCGCGACTATTTCATTGCCTTCGAGTTGTACCTGCGGTACGTGGAAGAGCCGGACGCTTCGGATGCGCCGAAAAACATCTCGTATGCGACCTCGGCGTTTTATTGGCTAGGTAGGCAGTCAGCAGATGGGCTTGGCATTTCGAGGGACATTAACGCTGCGAGACGGTGGCTCCGTAAGGGAGCCATTCTAGGCGACTCCGCCTGTAGGGAGGCCCTCCGGAATCTGACTTACAAGCTCTCCAAGACTTCTCGAGCAACGCGATAGCCCGTCATCATGGCGCCGTTGACGGTGCCGTTGTGGCCTTCGAAGTTGGCGGCCTCGCCGGCGAAGAACAGAGTGTCGTCGAGGGGCGCGGCCAGTTCGCGCTCCGCGCCCTCGCCGCCGGCAGCCACGTAGCTGTATCCGCCACGGGAGAAAGGATCGCTCTGCCAGTCGTGGGTGTGAGCTTCGACGAACAGCGCGTCGAGTCGCGCGCGGTCATAGTCGAGGATGTGGGCGAGGGAATCGAGGGCGCGGGCGATGACCGCGTCTTTGCTGAGCCCGGAGTTGGCTTCGCCGCGCGGGCCGGCGGACCAAGCGGTCAGGACTGAAGTGCGCGCCGGAAGCTGCGACCACCAGGTCGGGAACCACTTTTCTTCAGAGACGAGGAAGCCCAGCTCGGCGAGCGGTTTGCCGGTCGAGTCTTTTACCTGCTCCCAGAACCGCTCGCGGAAGCGCAGCGTCACGCGGATGACCGCGCCCATCTCCAGGCAGCCGAGCGCGCGTTGTTTTGCCGCGAGCGGCGGCTCGAACCGGACGGCGCCAGTCATGCCTTCACACTTCAAGACTCCGAGCGGCAGCGTGATGACGGCCTGCTTCGCACGCAGCGTCTGCGGCTTGCCATCGACGACCGCGTCGACCTCGACTTTGCCCCGCGACGTTTCTCCGACCTTCCAGCGGACCGTCTTGACGATGGCCTTCAAGCGCACGCGGCAGTTTTCCGGATCGAGCTGCGCGCGGAGATAGTCGACGAGCACGGAGTATCCGTTAAGCACGCGGAACTGCATATCGCCGCCGATGGCTTCGGTCGCTTCTTCGCCCTCGATCAGTCCCCAGACGCCGATGCGCTCAGGATGCGCGGCGTGGAATCCCTGGACGTACTGCAGCGCCCAGCGTTTAGCGTCGGAATCCTGGGGACAGCACTCCTCGATGAACTCCTTAAAGCTGCGATCGCGCTCACCCCGTTTCATTTTGCCCAGGATGGCGTCCACCTCTTGGTAGAACGCGTGGTCTTGCTCGAGACGTTCGTTGCGCTTGCGCCACATCTCGCCGCCGACGAGCGCGATCTGCATCCGCGCCGGCTTGGCGAGAGCGAATATCTCTGGCGGTTTGCTGTGGACGAACTCGGCGCCCAGTTCCACTGGTTCCGTCGACCGAGAGCCGCCGTCTTGCGGCAGCGCCATTTGCGGCACCGACCAGATGCGTCCGCCGATGCGGTCGCGCGCCTCGAGAAGTTCGACGCGCAATCCGGCGCGCGCGAGTTCCGCGGCAGCGCACAGGCCGGCGACCCCGGCGCCGATGACGATGACGTCGCGGTCTACGTCTCTAAGCCCTGCGTTTTCAGAAGGTTCAGTCATCAGTCCATTGCTGTGAGGAGACAGCCCGAAGGCCATTCTCCAACCCTAAGAGGATACGCCGATGCGGGGTGTTGGCTGCGGTGAGCAACCCATCTGCCAAAGCAACATAATCTATAATCCGGCTTGCTTACGGAACCCCTCCTGACGCGTCTATCCATCGTGTAAGTCGAGCCTGCAGTTGGGATTAGCCAACCGGTTCGAAGAACGAGACTGAGTCAGGAGAAGCATGCCGGCCGAAGCCTTGGTTTTGACGGCGGTTGGCGCTCGCGGTCCCAAATCTCTCCCCGCAAAGGCGGGGCGCATGGTCAGCCAGGCCCTGAATCGCACCGACGACAGCCTGTTGATCCGTGAGGCGCAACGCGGAGACCGCGCGGCGTTCGAGGAACTCGTGCGTCAGTACGACCGTGCCGTGCTGCGGCTCGCGCTCCACCTTACCGGGTCGGAGCAGGACGCGCAGGACATCTACCAGGAAGCCTTTCTCAAGGCTTATCGCAACCTGGGGAGCTTCCGCTTCGAGTGCTCGTTCTACACCTGGATCTATCGCATCGTCACCAATCTTTGCCTGGACCACATCCGGAAACGCCAGGTGCGCAAAGAAGACGCGCCGGTGGTGACGACTTCCGAGGGCGAAGAGTACAGCATCATCGATCAGGTATCAGACGCGCGCGCGCACGCCAACCCCGAGCATGACCTGATGCGGCGCGAGCTGGGAGCGAAGATCTCCCTGGCGCTCGGCAAGCTCACAGCGCGCGAGCGGATGGTCTTCGAGTTGAAGCATTACCAGGGTTTGAAACTACGCACCATCGGCGAGATGTTGAACACCACCGAAGAAACCGCCAAGAACACGTTGTTCCGGGCGACGCAGAAGCTGCGAGCTTCACTCGCGCTCATGAGGTAAGGGACTATGAACTGCGATTGGATCAAAGAGAACGCGGCCCTGTATATCTACGAAGAGCTGCCCGACGATCAGCGTCACGAGTTCGAGCAGCACGTGGAGCGCTGCGCCGAGTGCAAGCGCGAAGTGGCGGGGGTCCGCGACTTCAAGATGACGATGTCGGCAGTGTCGCCGGCGGAGCCTTCGCCGAACCTGCTGGCAGCTTCGCGGATGAGGCTGCAGGAAACGCTCGAGACCAGCACGCAGTCGCATGGCTGGTCGCGCTTCGCCTTCGACTTTGCCGGCTGGCTGCAGCAGGTGAAGCTCTCGCCGGCGCTCACCGTCGCGCTACTCGTGTTTGGATTTGCCGCCGGCACGATGACGGCTTACAGCTATCTGCGCGGCCCGAGGCCGCTCGGTACCGCGGGCGGGAATGTCACGGCGCCCGCGGAGGCGGCGATTGCGTCCATCCGCGGCATCACCCAGGAGCCAGACTCGAACAAGGTACAGATCAAGTACGACCAGCTGGTGCCGGCGCAGAGGGAGGGGTCGCTCGACGATCCCGCCATCCAGCAGTTGCTGCTGTTTGCCGCGCGCAACAACACCAACTCGGGCGTGCGCATGGATTCCATGGACTTGCTGGTGCAGAAGCCGGAAGATTCCAAGGTACGCGAGGCGCTGATCTACGCGCTGCGTTACGACAAGAACGTGGGCGTGCGGCTGAAGGCGCTGGAAGCGCTGCGTCCGTATGTGAAGGATGACGTGCGCGTGCGCGACGCCATGCTGGAAGCGCTGATGGGCGATCCGAATCCGGGTGTTCGCGCGCAAGCGCTGGGTGTGGTGAAGAACGTGCGCCAGGACGCGAGCGTTCGCGCCGTGCTGATGCAGCTTGCCGACAAGGATTCCAACGTGTTCATCAAGAACGAGTCCAAGCGCCTGCTCGCGCAGACGCCGGAGATGGATTAACCACGCGGAGACGAAGTAACCAGGAGAGAAAGGTCTCAAGGGTATCGACACGGTGAAACGTCTGATCCACATCGGAGTCATGCTGGTGCTGGCAAGCGCGCTGAGCGCCGGCTGCGTCCTCGCGGACGTAGACATCGGCGGCATGGGCGATTCCCCGGCCGGCAGCTCATCGACCGTCTATCGTGAGGGCAACACATGGGTGCAGGAGACCAAGGGCACGCTGGGCGCCGCCAAGGTCATCAAGGTCTCGACCGACGCAGGTTCGGTACGCGTCACCGGCTCGGACCGCGGCGACATCGCCTACACCTTGCGCAAGAAGGTGTACAGCGGCTCGGAAGAGACGGCGCGCAAGCGCTTCGAACAGTTCAAGATCAGCGCCTGGGTGACGGGTGAAACGGCGACTTTCCGCGGCACTTGCGAGTCGCAGAATGGCCGCACCTCGGTGGACTTCGACATCGAAGTGCCGCGCGGCGCCACGCTGGTGTACGTGCGCACCGATGGCGGCGGCGTAGCCGTGAGCAACATCGCAGGCCGTGCCGATCTGCAGACCGACGGCGGCTCCATCGCGATGGACAAGATCGGCAGCGCCATCGCCGCGGAGACTTCCGGCGGCTCCATCGATGTTGGCGTGGCGGGCGCCGAGGTGAACGTGAATACCTCGGGTGGTTCGATCACCATCCGCAGCGCCAACGGCATGGTGCATGCCGACACTTCCGGTGGCTCGATCGAGGTGGGCGTGATCAAGGCGCCGGCGGTGCTGAACACCGCGGGCGGGTCGATCCGCGCGCAACAGATCGGCGGGAACCTGGATGCCGAGACGGCGGGCGGCAACATCGACGTCGGCGACGTTGCGGGCACGGCCAAGCTTTCGACCGCCGGCGGCTCCATCCGCCTGGGCTCCGCTTTGGGCCGCGTGGACGCCGACACCGCCGGCGGCTCCATCCGGCTGACGCAGCTGCGCGCGGGCGCGCGCGCACAAACGGCGGCGGGCTCGATCTACGTGGAGTTCGTCGGCGCGCGCAGCGCATTCACCGACTCACTCTTCGAGACCACCGCGGGTGACATTGTGGTCACGCTGCCGTCTAACCTGGGAGTGCACGTTCGCGCCGGCATCGAGATGGCTACCGGACACAGGATACGCAGCGATTTTCCCGAGCTGAAGATCACCAGCGAGGGCGGCGATTACGGACCGAAAGAGATCTTCGCCGAGGGCGTGATCAACGGTGGCGGCCCGATGTTGAAGGCGCAGACCACCATCGGCAACATCGAGTTCAGAAAAGGGAAGTAGGAGACATTCATGCGGAGTCTGCAAAAGAGAGTCGCAGTATTCGCGATGCTGCTGGCCGCCACGGCGGCGTGGGCAGGGAGCGAAGGTTCGCACACTTCGTACCTGGGTGTGGACGTCGAAGATATCTCGAGCAATCGGGTGCAGGCGCTCAAGCTCAAGTCGGAGAGCGGCGTGGAGATCACCATGGTCGACAGCGACGCGCCCGCGGGCAAGGCCGGCCTGAAGGAGCACGACGTCATCCTGCTATTCAACGGCGCCAGGGTGGACAGCACCGAGCAGCTGCGCCGGCTTATCCGCGAGACGCCGCCGGGCCGCAACGTCGCGCTCGGCATCAGCCGCGATGGCAATCCGCAGACGGTGAACGTGACGCTGGCGGCGCGCAAGGACATGTACAAGGTGGTTACGCCGCGGGTCGCGATAGCTCCGATGGCGCCCATGCCGCCGATGCCGCGCATCCAGATCGATATTCCCGAGGTCTACGCGCTGCAGGCCCCGGGCCGCGTCGGCCTGGTGGTGGAATCGCTTACCCCGCAACTGGGTGAGTACTTCGGGGTGAAGAATGGTGAAGGGCTGCTGGTGCGGTCCGTGGAGAAGGGCTCGCCGGCCGAGGCTGCCGGGTTCAAGGCCGGCGACGTGATCGTGAAAGTGGACCAGCAGCGCGTCTCTGACCGCAGCGACTGGCGCAGCGCGCTGCGCAACAAGACTGGCAAAGTGCCGGTCGGTGTGGTGCGCGAGCGGCGCCAGCAGATGCTCACCCTCACGCTGCCCGACCGCAAGCAATCTTCGAATGGCAGGGTGCGAGTCATCCCCGGAAACTACGACTACGACTTTGACTTTGACTTCGATATCGAGGAACTGGCCGGCCTCGCGCCCCAAGTCATCGATCTTGCGATGATGAAGGCGCAGGTGGAGCTGGAGAAGAATCGCACGCACATCAAAACGTCCGTTTCCAAAGCGAAGCAGCAGATGAAGCAAGACATGCTGCGGCAAAAGGAAGAGCTAAAGCGCGAGCAGAAGGAAATGAAAGAGCAGCAGAAAGAGATGTTGAAGGAGAAGATCGTCGAGGACGACGACAGCGAATAACCGTTCGCTGGCTAACGTGGAAGGCCGGCACTCTGCCGGCCTTTTAGTTTTTGGCTTCGAATCAACCAGGCGCGAGACATCGAGGGGCGAGATATCGCGCCGAGATATGTGTTGCACTCCCGCGATCTGGAAGTATCATGTGCGTGCCCCCCCGCGCAACTCCCATGGGCATACAACTTTCTGCGCTCGTGTGTAGCCAGGACCAGCGCACCCTCAAAGTGCTGCAAGTCTTGCTTGCGGACATGCACATCGAGACGGAATTGTGCGGCGACCGTGATGCGGCCACCCGCCATCTGGTGACGCGCCGATTCGACGGCGTATTCGTCGACGCAGCCATCGAGTCCGCGGCGGAGTTGTTGCTGGACGTCAAAGAGGCCCCCGGTGGCCAGCGGGCGGTATGTTTCGCCATCCTCGAAGGTAAGACCAGCGTGAAGGAAGCGTTTTCCTTCGGCGCGGGCTTCATCCTGTATAAGCCACTCTCGCTGGAGAAGACCAAGAACAGCTTGCGGGCCGCGCACGGCCTGATGATGCGCGAGCGGCGGCGCCAGTTCCGCCACCACCTCGAAGACGTGCACGCGCGCGTCAGCTTTGGCGGCGCTGCGGAGACGACCTGCGAGATCCTGGACCTGAGTGAAGGGGGCATGGCGGTACACCTGCGCGAATACACAGAGCGGCGCGGCAAGCTGTCGGCCCAATTCACGCTGCCGGGGCAGTCCGAGCCTATCAAGGCGGAGGCCGAGATCACGTGGGCGGACGACCACGGACGTCTCGGGGTCCACTTCACCTCCATGCCTTCGCCCTCGCACGCGGCACTGGAGAGCTGGCTGGCAGAGCGTGGGCGCGCTGTCGCCGCCGATCCGCATGGGTCGATCAAGTCGCGTTCCAAGCGCCGCGGTGGAGGCGGACGCCTTGCGGCCGGGGAGGCGATCTCGGCTGCCAACACGGCAACGCCGCCCTCCGCTGCGGTCGAGGCTTCTCCCCTTGCTCCGGGAGCGGGCCCGCGCGCGCGGCAGACGGTCCGCGCCGGCATCGAGATCGGCATCAAGATGTTCATGATCCGCGGCGGTGAGCCATTCATGGTCGAGGCGGTCTGCGAAGACATCACCCCTGACGGCCTGGGCGCAAAAGTGAATGGCGAACTCTGCCCGGGCGAGCCGGTGTTGCTCCACTTGAACTTGCCGTCGCTTGAAGCCATGAAGATCCACGCCGATGTGCGCCACCGGCGCCGCAATCGCGTGGGTCTCGAGTTCGTAGGACTCAGCCGCGACCAGCGCAACCAACTGGCTGACGTCTGCGAGCTGCTGCCGGCAGCAGAGTGACGCGGCCACGGCCGGCGCCATATCGCGTCATGAGCAACACCAGGGCCGGTACAATCGTCTACGTAAGCAAGGCCATTCGTCCCTAACTGTCCTGCACAGGGCAGACTCAGACCGGAGGAAATAATATGAAGCGCACCATGTTGCTGTTCGTCACCATCGTGCTGTTCGCGCTGGCGGCCGCCAAGCCTTCAACTGCCAAATCCAGCACGCTTACCGGCTGCATCAGTGGCCCCAACGCCGAGAATGCGTACCTGCTGACTAACGGGATATACAAGAAGGGTGTGGAAGTCGGCATGCCGGGTTCCAACGAACTCTCGAAGCACGTAGGGAACAAAGTGAAACTCACCGGCACCTGGGTAAAAACCGGTGGGGAGATCGGCGAAAAGGAAGACGCAGCGGCAGAAAAGGCAGAGAAGAAAGGGAAGAGCGAGAAAGCAGAGAAGCACTTCAAGGTCGCGAAGATCGACCACCTAGCCGACACCTGCACCATGGGGGGAGCAGGGAAGACTGGCGGCACCATACAGAAGAAGTCCGGTCCGGCTCCGAAATAGGAGACGCAAGACAGCCAGGGCGCGGCCATTGGTCGCGCCCTTTACATTGGCTCATCTGCAGGCTTACCCGTTCCAGACCTTGAACAGCAGACATCCGTTGGTGCCGCCAAAGCCGAAGGAGTTGGAGAGCGCGTACTCGAGCTTCGCTTTGCGCGCGTGGTTGGGAACGTAATCCAGATCGCACTCCGGGTCGGAGTTATCGAGATTGATGGTGGGCGGCAGCATCTGGTCGCGCAGCGCAAGCACGGTGATGCCCGCCTCCAAGCCGCCGGCGCCGCCGAGCAAGTGCCCGGTCATGGACTTCGTGGAACTCACGGCCAGCTTGTAAGCGTGCTCGCCGAACGCGGACTTCACCGCCTGCGACTCCTGCTTATCGCCCAGCGGCGTGGAAGTTCCGTGCGCGTTGACGTATCCCACGACGGTGGGCGGCACGCCCGCATCCTTCAGCGTGGCCTTCATCACGCGCACCGCGCCTTCGCCACCCTCGGCGGGCTGGGTGATGTGGTAGGCGTCGGCGCTCATGCCATAGCCCACGATCTCGGCGAGGATCTTCGCGCCGCGCGCCTTGGCGTGCTCGAGCTCTTCCATGATGAGGATGCCCGCGCCCTCGCCGACGACGAAGCCATCGCGCCCGGTATCCCAGGGCCGCGAAGCCTTTTCCGGCTCGTCATTGCGGGTGGAGAGCGCGCGCATGGCGGCGAATCCCCCAATGCCCATGGGAGTGATGGCGGCCTCGGTGCCGCCGGCGATCATCACGTCGGCAGCATCGCGCTGGATGATCTTCATCGCGTCGCCGATGGAGTGCGCGCTGGTGGTGCAGGCGGTAGCGGTGGCTTCGTTCGGTCCCTTCGCGCCCCAGCGGATGCTCACGTGTCCCGCCGCCAGGTTCACGATGGCCGCGGGAATGAAGAATGGGGAGATGCGGCGCGGACCACCCTCGAGCAGGTTGCGATGCTCGCGCTCGATGACGTCGAAGCCGCCGATGCCGGAGCCGATATGAACGCCCACGCGCTCGGCGTTCTGCGGCGTGACCTGGAGGCCGGAAGCCTTCATCGCTTCATCGGTGGCGGCGAGCGCCAGATGGATGAAGCGTCCCATCTTCTTGATCTCTTTTTTCTCGATGAACTGGAGAGGATCGAAGTCGCGCACTTCGGCGGCGATCCGGCACGCGAAAGCGGAAGCGTCGAACTGCGTGATGGTCCGCACGCCGCTCTTGCCGGCGAGCAGGTTCTTCCACGCCATTTCTGCGCTGTTGCCCACAGCGCAGATCATCCCCAGGCCGGTGACTACAACACGTCGCGCCAAAAGCTTATTTCCCCTTGGCGTGCTTGTCGATGTAATCGACCGCGTCTTTCACCGTGCGGATCTTCTCCGCGTCTTCATCGGGGATCTCGATGTCGAAGGCTTCTTCGAACGCCATCACTAGCTCGACGGTGTCGAGCGAATCCGCGCCCAAGTCGTCTACGAACGACGCGGTCGATGTGACCTCGCCTTCGTCCACGCCGAGCTGCTCCACGATGATCTGCTTTACCTTCTCTTCAACGGCTGCCATGGGATTCTTGATTCTCCTCGCGTGTGGCGTTGAACCGCGTGTTCGATCGACTACGGCGTGGTCGGAGCCCGATATAGAGTCTGGACCCGGGAACATCGAACGCCCGGGCATCTCCCCTCAGCGAGGTCCGCCGGGCGCGACGGAACCCCTCATGCTAAATGCAGAAAGCGGAAACGGTCAAACCAGGGGAACTGCTCCTCATCCCTCCGTGGGCGGCACCAGGGCGGGCTCGATGAACAGGACGCTGACGAGGCCACCGATCGCCAGGGCACCGAGGGCGGCGCCGAATCCGACCTCGTTCTTAGCGGCAGCCATGCCCGCCTCGATCAGCATGGTGCCGATGATCGCCAGCCCCACGTAACGGCTGGGCGCAGCCAGGCGCCGGTTCTGCGCGGCGAGCGCGCCGCGGTTCAACATCCAGGTGAAGATGAGCACGAAGCAGAATGACCACCTGGCCGCCACCAGCAGCGCCAGCAGAAGGAAGACGATCCGGCTCACGGCGCCGAAATAGTCACGCGTCAGCGCGCCCCAATAGACGACCCAGGGCGCGAGCACCAGGAGGTTGGCGAGCTGGTGCGCCACCCACCAGGTCTGTGGCGCGCGCCAGTCCCGAGCGCCGGTCGCGCGAGCGATTGTTTCTGGCGGCGCGAGCTCGCGCGCCAGCCGACGCTCCCAGAACGTCACAACTACAGTCGGGACCGGAAGGAATAGAGCGAAGAGGAAGGAATCGGTCAGCGGGATGGAAGCCAGGCTGGCGATCAGCCCGGCAAGAATGTTGACGGCAGCCACGACGGGGAAAAAGCGCACGAACCCAGGCGCCGTCTCGCGCGGTGTTCGCAAGAAGCCGATGGCGGTAGAGGCGCATACGAAGAACCCGGCGACGGCGAGCGCCGTCACGACGTCTATAGTCCAGCGGCCTTGCTGTATACGCGAGGCGGGGTTGGCGGGGTCCAAGATATCGGGCATTATCCGCGAGACCGCTACGCCGAGGACGGCATAGCAGGCGGCGAAAACGGCCTGGATCGCGGCCAGCGTCAACGCCTTGCCCCGCTGTCCGGCTGCCGGCGCTGCTGGCACCTCGGCCACGTCGCTGCCCGGCATCTCGCGCGCCAGCTTCAATTGGTGGAAGGGCAAGTAAGCGAACAGGAAGACGAGGAGATAGAGCGGACGGGGCGTGCTCTTACCCAATGCGAGCCAGCCCGCCCACAACATGATCGCCGCGTAGTCGAGCGCGACGAAGAGCGGGAAGTAGCGGCGGAGGGTACGCATGGCTTCCGGCTTCCCCTGCCACGCGTCGCCGCTCCACGCCGCGGCGAAGATGGCGCCGCCATAGGCGACGAGCACGAGCGCAACCGCCGCCATCCTGCCGGCGAGCGGCCAGCCGCCGATCTGCACCGTTAGCGCCTCGATCGATTTGGAGCCGAGTGCGAAATTCACCACGGGGGAGGCGAGCAGCAGCAGGTACACCCACTGGATCCCGGCTACGTGCTTGGCCGGAGCCAGCGGGCCCGGCGTGAATACGGCGGCCTCCGGGAAGGCGCTGCGCACCATTGCCGGCTCGAAGACGAGGACGGTCAGCAGTCCGGCGAGGCACATCGCGGTGACGATGGCGGCGAGGCCGGTGTGCTGCACATAGATGTTCCCCGCCATCCCCATCAGCATCAGCAGTGCCATCGCGTTCGCCAGCATGAGCCAGGGCGCGGTGCGGCGGACCTGCTGCGCCAGCGCCTCCGGGTTCCAGAGCGCAAAGTTAAGGTGCAACAGGCGGAGCGTGCCAGCCAGTGTCAGGGCCGCAGTCACGCCGAAGAAAAGCGTGAGACCCATCGGTTCCGGCGTCCAGTCTTTCATCAGCCACGCAAACCACACCAGAACCGGACAGTACAGCGCGAACACGATCGAGTGGATGCGCCACCAGCGTAGCGCTGCCGCCTGCGACATCGCAGGTTGCGCCACCGTCGTCGACGGCGTGACGACCCGCGCTTCTCCCGAGTCCCGCTTCAGGTTCTTCAGGTCCACCAACAGCTCGCGTGTGGATTGATAACGCTCGTCGCGCGACTTGCGCATGCACTTGCGCACGATGCGCTCCAACTCCTGCGGATGCAGCGCGTTCGTGGCGGTGAGCGGTGGCGGCTCCTGCGCCATCACGTTGGCGATGGTCGAGGCCGGCGTCTCGCCGGCGAAGGGATGCGTGCCGCTGGCCAGCTCGTAGAGCAACACGCCGAAGGAAAAGACGTCCGAACGGAAATCGGTGGGCTTGCCCTCGAGCTGTTCGGGCGACATGTAACCCACCGTCCCCATCACCGTGCCGGCCTGCGTCAACCCAAACGACTGCGTGGTCGAGCCACCGCCGAAGACTCCGGAGTCGAAGCGGGCGAGTCCGAAGTCGAGCACTTTCACTTCGCCGGAGCTGCCCAGCATCACGTTCTCCGGCTTCAGGTCGCGGTGCACGATGCCCTTCGCGTGCGCCGCTTCCAGCGCGGATGCGACCTGGGTAGCGATCTTGAGCAGCTGGCTGAGCGGCACGCCGTGGGTAGTCACCAGCGTGCGTAGCGTCCGGCCCTCC
Coding sequences within it:
- a CDS encoding serine/threonine protein kinase — protein: MAASGPVIGALLGDYRILAKLGEGGMGVVYLAEDVRLGRQVALKTLSPEFARDPERRKRFLTEARAAAALSHPSVAAVYELEERGDDVFIIFEYVEGRTLRTLVTTHGVPLSQLLKIATQVASALEAAHAKGIVHRDLKPENVMLGSSGEVKVLDFGLARFDSGVFGGGSTTQSFGLTQAGTVMGTVGYMSPEQLEGKPTDFRSDVFSFGVLLYELASGTHPFAGETPASTIANVMAQEPPPLTATNALHPQELERIVRKCMRKSRDERYQSTRELLVDLKNLKRDSGEARVVTPSTTVAQPAMSQAAALRWWRIHSIVFALYCPVLVWFAWLMKDWTPEPMGLTLFFGVTAALTLAGTLRLLHLNFALWNPEALAQQVRRTAPWLMLANAMALLMLMGMAGNIYVQHTGLAAIVTAMCLAGLLTVLVFEPAMVRSAFPEAAVFTPGPLAPAKHVAGIQWVYLLLLASPVVNFALGSKSIEALTVQIGGWPLAGRMAAVALVLVAYGGAIFAAAWSGDAWQGKPEAMRTLRRYFPLFVALDYAAIMLWAGWLALGKSTPRPLYLLVFLFAYLPFHQLKLAREMPGSDVAEVPAAPAAGQRGKALTLAAIQAVFAACYAVLGVAVSRIMPDILDPANPASRIQQGRWTIDVVTALAVAGFFVCASTAIGFLRTPRETAPGFVRFFPVVAAVNILAGLIASLASIPLTDSFLFALFLPVPTVVVTFWERRLARELAPPETIARATGARDWRAPQTWWVAHQLANLLVLAPWVVYWGALTRDYFGAVSRIVFLLLALLVAARWSFCFVLIFTWMLNRGALAAQNRRLAAPSRYVGLAIIGTMLIEAGMAAAKNEVGFGAALGALAIGGLVSVLFIEPALVPPTEG
- the acpP gene encoding acyl carrier protein — encoded protein: MAAVEEKVKQIIVEQLGVDEGEVTSTASFVDDLGADSLDTVELVMAFEEAFDIEIPDEDAEKIRTVKDAVDYIDKHAKGK